The Primulina huaijiensis isolate GDHJ02 chromosome 9, ASM1229523v2, whole genome shotgun sequence genomic interval agagaatttttgaccctccaccaagtcttggcttcgggtgtaaaattcctcgaatttgtaaGCTCGGGGAAGGACAGGCTGGGAGGAAGGGAGGGAAGAAACCCTGTTAGACAGGAGAGAGAAGATGGGAGTtatataaaaaagtatcttcctttccatcctttTTGGGTAGAAGGAatgtcatcaaggaaccggGCGTTAAGCCGGGCAGAAAGGGAAAAAGCATTATCACCTAGCCTACAGGTAAAGTAGTAATGAAGAATAAGGGGGTTAATAACAAGGTTATGCATACGAAAAATGACAAAAGCCGAGGCCATAATCCGAAAAGAGTTGGGAAGAAATTGATTGACAGGCACCCCAAAGATTTTGGCGACCTCGATGTAAAACGAAGGGATGGGGAAGCGAAGACCATTCTTGATTTGGTCCCGGAAAAAAGTAGTATACCCAAGAGGAGGGCTATCTGCCCGATCAGAAGGGCCGGGTATAATAATAGGAAAGGAAGAGGGAATAACTCCTAAGGTACGGAGTTCCTCATCCGCCCCCGAGCGCAAAGTGCTGCTCATTGAGCAGAACCAAGGAACTCCCGGGGCCTCAGAAGAAGGGCGGTCAGAAACCCGAGCTTTTCCCTTACCCTTGCCCTTTCCTGGGGCGCGGGAAGTGCCCGAGGAGGAGGGTTTTGAAGATGAGGGTTTGAATAGaagggttttttgttttttagaaggTTGAGTGATAGAACGGCGAGGCGGAGAAGGATAGGAATCAGAGCGCAGTGCGGTGGATTCATCGCTAGGAGAGCCCCGCACATTAGCTCCAGAGGTAGAAGAAGTAGAATTAGACATATTACGAAGGAAAAACTTACGAGTTTTTAGGAGGAGGATGGTCGGGGATCATTGGAGCTAGGTGATTTTGCGCGGAGGAGCTTCAGGGAGAAAattcgcaagggcttcgccgagatttcaaatttgtaagtattttttcaaaaataggagGCCTGATATATATAGGCTGTGTGAACGGATCTCGGCCATCGATCCAAACACACTTGGACGATCAAGATGCACTCCGAAAAGTGTGCCGGTATACGAAGGGACACACACAATTATTAAAGTGGCAGCCTTATCGGTTCCTCGTAAGGCGAAACGTTCCTGACCGTTAGAATGAAAGGGCACACGTCATTTTGACACCTCATCAACAACCCGGGAGATTTAAGAAACCTACACCTCATGTTAACCCCGGGAGATATCAAGCCCCGGAATCTTATTATCAGCCAGGGAAATTTGAGGCCCCGGTACTCTAATTAAAACCCAGCATTTTATGTTAAACCCGGGTGGTGTGAGAACCCGGCATTTCATATTAAAGCCCAGAATTCATTgacagaagaagaagaagaaaaagaattacatctactaaaattttattgaggaaataatctatgccatgttacagcagctagttcagaatctacagaatcctgccactcaactatccaattattcagttcatCGATTCTTAAACTAGTAAAGGATTCGGCAGAGGAAATCTTCTTtagctgatgccactccttccatagcattgcatgcaGAAGAACTTGATCAGTTACTAGCTCCGTAACGtggttgacatcaaattgttgtttgtatcttctcgctactgcCCTCTGGGAGCGAGTAAATGTCAAACCATGTTGATAAgaattctggagatcttgaatcgtgaaccatgaagacataacctttaccgagatatattcttcaatagttttcttcaagtcttccagataaggaagcatctcatctgTGACAATGGCATGCGTGCTGCTACAAGCGGTAGACTCACTCGAACTCGGCATATTGGATAATTGTTCttatttcactttcatcttcttatttatagacaggtggtATTTAATGTTAAGAAGGTGGAGAGCCGAATGCTAGTCtaaacgttttttatttatgaagaaagacggGGATACATGTATCAATGTATCGGAATTAACAAATTCTTGGAACATGGAATAATATGAATGCGAAGCGTGTGTCATAATGACGTCTCTTAGAATACCCGAGAAGAGGAACCGACAGAGCACCGTATTCAGAGCCCGGGAGGCTAGAGGTCCGGGCATTTCAAGGAAAGCCCGGGAGATGTTAATGCTTAGCATTGTGATGTATCAATTAATCTTGTTCCACTCGCGATATATATGTATCAACCGATAAACTTAAGGGATTACAGCAAAATAACGACAGAGACAGGcttgaattagtattttattcaaacatagaCATTAGCACGTACTACATCATCGTATTCTTCCTCTACagcaattatccatattttcacccaagcagctaaaggtccggtggaagtcttcaggaagctgtctgaataggcaatacgcttaaggatctttatttctttccgaagcattaatTGGTAGATACTACCATCTGTAAAGACGTCTACCCACTCAGCTATATGCAAGTGCTCTCGCACTCTCCTCGGTTTGGCCACCAGGTTAGGAGTGATAGCTTCTCCAGAATCATAAAGATGTttcagcccctgaagctcttcccagtagtcaagaattgcgtgaaacacttcatcttccatagtagATTTTCGAATCTCTAGAGCGGATTCCTTGAAGGCTTCGGTCATACTCGGAGTTTTCGAACTACTTGCACCAGCCATTGTGTTTCCTGGATGACAGTTTGTTAGTACGATTGAAAAGTAGGTGTATGGCTATGCACAGCCGTTGATCTGTAAATGCACGAACGTCTAAGATACGTTTTTGGAAATGGGGCCAAGAGGTGAAAAGACGTCAGACTTATCCACTTCTCGAAATGCGAAACGTCTTTTAGGCGGGAATTCAtgctatgacacgtgtcatcgtgGTAATAGCGACAGGGCCTAAGAATGTTAAACAATAAGTTATTGTGAATCCAGGGGACAGGAGGTCTTAGCATTTCATCTCATctatgggatatttgaagactCCAATTTTGTGCACTGTTaattatcttggactgatcgggacaacgagtcaagctctagcccgactattttagggatgggtggtgatacccccataaggatccgggtcgctgATGACCCGGACACCATCAAGAGCTCGAGCACTACATATctcccaagtattcttcgaACAGTCCGGTCTCCCGGGCaatcatcgcccgagctctcatataagtacccgggtaatcaattgcccgggccatctcgagaattgaaccacactcgagtatgattcatacaggacgtctaatctgtcagaacaacttgggcttggagtgtcctataagtcatcagaagatagggtatgagCAGCCGACTTGCCATACGTAGTAGGTAacactggaatcgaggtacctacctcatcttctactataaatagcaggtattaatgtcatttacagattctgaaatctttgaactcttaagcattatacatattttctcccaaatattgcttgtgttcatcttcaacctgctgacttaagtaTCGGAGTGGCCAcaccggacacccctccggcgcccattcacgagttcctttcattgtttgcaggtgctattgaagccattattttcactcaaattccctaaaaactataaattattgatttgacccgttggagctccttacccggctcatccatttcaacgaagtcacatcattattgattttttttaaaaaaaaaatcgcatGTATAAATTCTAGTGATAAGATTTGATATCATATGGTTCCAAGTAAATACAAGTCGGCAAAAATGAGAATCTTACAAAGTGAGTGAGTGGGTGGTGGAGAAAGTTGACTAGTGGAGGTGGTCACTTGAGTCAACTCAGTGGTGTGTGGACTCTGCTAGAGgcaattaattatatttagtCTTCTTCGCTGCGAAATTCTTTTCTAATTTCCATTTTTAAGCTCAtagttaatattatatatattagatAATAAATCACTTGAATTTTCTGAGAAAAAATCTAATGgaatgttttttttcctttaatagTTTCTAGAAAGAACCGAGTAGTTTTTGAAcaaaaaagggaaaaagaaaACCGAGTAGTTTTTGAAcaaaaaagggaaaaagaaaaagataataGTGACAGCTGTGGGATTTGAACCCACGCCCTTTCGGACCAGAGCCTAAATCTGGCGCCTTAGACCACTCGGCCAAACTGTCTTCTCACATGATGTacctttttatattttatctaaTATAAAAATTCTCTTGATATCAAGCTAAAACTGCCACTacttatatcttaaaattaataGTAAATTCCCACACAATAAAATATGGAATTGCTGTTTATGTGGAAAGATTATTTATGATCATGCTACCtaaataagaaaattatatCAAACTGTCGACTAATATTTCGAGGCTCAAaatttagatatatatatatatatatattcaaaaagtACATGACCaaaaagaaaagggaaaaatatattttcatttatttattcatgTATATACTAATATGTATATACATAGATATCAAGTTATAATCTTTCCATATATAATGCTACcacaattattttataaaaattacatagatatCAAGTTAAACCTCTAGAGTcgcaataatataaaattagtttGTTTTAATTTCGTATATGATCgatatatcaaataaataaataaataaaaactaataataGAATGTATGACTCAATTTATTCAACAATAACATAAACCACAATTATAGtaaatatttatcataaattcaagACTCATCGAAatagttaaaaaaaacatataacgTGCATGATGCTCCTATCTTGTTTGAAAGTCTATATGGACTGGTATTTTCAACAGATCATCCCCAACGATGAAATGACCGCCACCGGAAGGCATCAAATTGTAACCCTTATAATCGACCACTCCCAAACTCTTGCAAGCGTTTAACACGAAACTGACCTTCTCACTACCTCCAGCACTAACAAAAACCCTCTTAAAAGCCACAACTTGTTTAATTGGAGCATCCACAATCCCGTTAGGCGGAGCCCAATACACAATGACAACTTCACTTCCATCCATCTCACCGATATTCTTGACCTCCAAATTCAGTTCAACATTATGGTGATCGTCGCATTGCAAGTCATCGATCAAAATCGCAGGGCAAGCTGGTTTATATAAGCCCTCGGTGTAGTTCATCTCTCGACAGTGCTGGAATTTGTTCAACTGGACCTGCAAATGTTTTGTGGACGAGACCATAGAGTGTGAGAAGTTCGTATAGCTAAGGCCATATCCGAAGGGATAAACTCTCGAGCTGTTGTAGAATTTGTATGTTCTCCCAGGGTAACCAAGGTGATCGACAGGTCTCAAGGGCATGGATGTCATTGGTAGCATTTCAACGTATCCATTTTCATGCCAGGTTAACGGTAGTCTCCCTCCAGGGTTGTATTTACCGAATATGACGTCTGCTATAGCCTGACCACCTTCTTCTCCGGGATATCCAGCCCATAAGATAGAATGAACATTGGAAGAATCCCTGGCGAAAGAAATGTCCACACCGCCAGCTGACATAATGACTACCACTACAGGACCTTTGGATTGGGATGCAACTAGATTGATTAACCGATTCTGGTAGCCTGGAAGGAATAAATCTTCCCTGTCTAAGCTTTCTGCCTCAACGCTTAGATCAATTCCTACTACTACTACAGTTGCATCAGCTTTCTTCGCGGCTCTGACTGCTGGGAAAATCATGCTGTCGTTCTTGCATGCCACATCTGCGCATCCCATTTCGTATATCACTTTTCCATATTTGGCGAATCCATCAATTGGAGATGTGTACTGACATGGAACACctgcaaaatttatttttgaaactgtATTAGTTCATGAAGTTTTAGGTGAGAGATTTATGTCTATATATTATGTAATTGAACCAGTCAGACCTGCATAGTTTCCGATCATGACGCTGGTGGCATTTGCATGTGGCCCGACTACTGCTATGGTCTTGATTTTTTCCTTGCTCCATGGCAATGTTTGATTGGAATTCTTAAGAAGAACGATTCCTTCACGAGCTGCTTCGGTGGCTAGTTCAATGTGTTCATCGCTGCACACATTGGTCATATCGAGCTTTTCGAATTGTGGGCTTCCATCAAAAAACCCAAGCCTCATTAGAACAATGTAGAGATACTTGAGGGAAACATCTATATCTTTTTCGCTAACTTTCCCTTTGCTCACTGAGTTTCTGGCATAGTTAGTATAGTAGTTCCCGCAATCCAAGTCCAAACCTGCACGGTAAAAAACACGTGAAGAAAAATTAACgcattatataatataaatgctCTAGATATAAAAAACCATTCATATTTCAAAAACGTAAATTTATGAGAGAATACTTTTTTCGATTATGTTCACCTATGTCATAAAAGTTCAGTTTTAATTCgttatttttttttcgattttagacagaagaaaaatgattaaaattgttgaaaaaGAACGACGgtgactaaaattaaaatttgatagcATAAAAGACAAAATAATACATTattcttcaaaaaataaattcaccTTGTCGTGCATACATTATTAGGGAATTAAACGTTCAAGATATGCCGTTGTTAATCCAATATAGCGATATAAATATCCTGAGACGTAATGCAATCAATTTTTTTGAGTCACGTGTCAAATAAACTGACCAGCTTTTAGAGCTTGAGCAACAGCGTCTTCGGGTTCGTCTTTAAGCCATTTTTGATGATTTATCATCACTTCAATCGAATCACAATCCGAAACTATGTATCTGcaacaacaaattaaataaaaaaaaatgaattaagtAGCTGTTACTTACcccatatatataaataccatagtttgatataaattaaattacccGTGAAGATCCCATTCCCCTCTTATTTTACCCCTCAAAAGCCGTGGATCTGCGCATGCAGGAATCCCATTAATCTTGTTGTAAGAACACATTACGCTGCTCACATCTCCATCTTTCACGCACATTTCGAATGGCTTAAGAAAAGTCTCCTGCATGTCTTGCTCAGTCACCTGTATTCAAGGGAAAAACAAAATATCTCCGCACGTCAAAATTTcgtttcaataaataaaattttagaatgagttttcttgaattttactCTCGCATCAAAGTTGTAACGTTCGATTCCTAGCCAGTTGTCCACATCGTAAGCTGCATAATGCTTGCAACATGCAGCAACTTTAAGAGGCCTAGAGTTCAGATCTGTTGCATTCTCAGTTCCCTCAACATCTTGCAAACCTCGTACATAATTAACTGCATATTCACCAACAACGTAAGGATCTTCCCCCGGTGTTTCAAGGGCTCTTCCCCACCTAGGATCCCTAACAACATTAATGTTAGGACTCCAAAATGTCAGCCCCGCATGCCCTGAATTGTGCATGGCTCTTGCTTCTGTCGAAACCGCCTACaagacaaaaataaataacacaatATTAATATTAGAGTATATAAACGAAACAATAAACAGTAACTATTTTAAacaattcatatttaattaaatattacctGGCCAATCTTTTTCCACAGAGATTGGTTGAAACTAGCTGCTGTCGTAATAACAGTCGGGAAACTTGTAGCACCAGGGACAACGTCATCGAAGAATGATGCTTTGTGACCCCACTGGCCAACATCGGAGACACCGTGCAAAGCCTCGGACCACCACTCGTACTGGGGGAGCCCGATTCTTGGAACCCCGTAGGCAGTGTCTCCGATTTGATCCACCTTTTCAGACAATGTCATTCTGTCGATCAAATCTTTGGCACGTACATCGTATGGGAGGGATGTGTCACAGTACGCGAAGTCTTTAACGTTCAATCCAAGTTCAAAAAACCGAAAAGCATCGCAAACATGGGTATAGTTTCCATTGACAGTGGAAGTGGAATCCTTGATCCGTGCTAGTGCCGAAGTGAAGGTGAACAGAAATGTGGCCGCAAGTAAAGAGACGATGATGAATAGTCTTGCTAccatttttttggtttttttccgAGAATGTTGTTCAGTATACGTAGAGAAGTAATGTTTGTTAATATATTGAGATTAACAAATGAGATCGTTATCTTGTTTTGAAATTCTTTCGGATATGATagttttatatcaaattattatcagtaaaatctgaaacatttatCCTAAACAATATTTCCAAACAAATCCTTTGACCTATCTTCAAAGATACTatcctttttccttttaaaaaataaaagctgATATTAATTTGCTGCTTTCATGTCATTAATTTGAACggccaaatatatatatatatatttagataatgattgaattataatttagaatatatagtaggttaaatttttttttgctgatATATGAATATTAAGATTCATAGAATTGATTATTTGACACGAATAGAAGATTACAACTGATTTGTTGATCAAATATTGtgatttcttttatttattgatttgattttgtAATTATGATTTATAATCATAGCTATTAACTCTTGATGTAGTAGATATATCAATagaaaataatagaaaattttgGTATGTTGTTGTTCTATATAAACTTTATGATCGAATAATTggatatattaaataaaattcatttggataatttaaaaatatttatttatatatctaaTCGTGTAATTTACATTTTATCCAAACTTAATAAGCcaacatataataaataatgCTCCACTACACCAGAAAATAACAGACCCTGTGTTTTCATTTACTtactatatatttaaaaaagaaatatgattATGAGTAAACTTTATCCGATTTTTCTGAAAGTTTGTTAGGATTcgacaaattttaaatatttctgAAGCTTAGTCATCTTTCTTAATTGAAACTCAGATAACAATTATCCTCTCTTATATTTCTCCATCcacgttttaattattttttaaaaatattgacaGTTTTATAGATTTAGCGATACCAAAACGTGTCAAGATCGAGTTTTTATTGTGTGTTGGTTCTTTATAAAATAGAAAAgatgattaaaaattataaaaataaatattataaaatgcgGAATATTGTTATCCTTCGGTGGTGAATTTAGCAGATTTAAAATGTGGAAGATGAAGGCAGTTTTTTAGATTTGGTCGTATAAAAATGTACCAAGATGTTTTTATGGTGTCTATATTCTTTATAAAATAGAAAAG includes:
- the LOC140985241 gene encoding probable beta-D-xylosidase 5, which translates into the protein MVARLFIIVSLLAATFLFTFTSALARIKDSTSTVNGNYTHVCDAFRFFELGLNVKDFAYCDTSLPYDVRAKDLIDRMTLSEKVDQIGDTAYGVPRIGLPQYEWWSEALHGVSDVGQWGHKASFFDDVVPGATSFPTVITTAASFNQSLWKKIGQAVSTEARAMHNSGHAGLTFWSPNINVVRDPRWGRALETPGEDPYVVGEYAVNYVRGLQDVEGTENATDLNSRPLKVAACCKHYAAYDVDNWLGIERYNFDARVTEQDMQETFLKPFEMCVKDGDVSSVMCSYNKINGIPACADPRLLRGKIRGEWDLHGYIVSDCDSIEVMINHQKWLKDEPEDAVAQALKAGLDLDCGNYYTNYARNSVSKGKVSEKDIDVSLKYLYIVLMRLGFFDGSPQFEKLDMTNVCSDEHIELATEAAREGIVLLKNSNQTLPWSKEKIKTIAVVGPHANATSVMIGNYAGVPCQYTSPIDGFAKYGKVIYEMGCADVACKNDSMIFPAVRAAKKADATVVVVGIDLSVEAESLDREDLFLPGYQNRLINLVASQSKGPVVVVIMSAGGVDISFARDSSNVHSILWAGYPGEEGGQAIADVIFGKYNPGGRLPLTWHENGYVEMLPMTSMPLRPVDHLGYPGRTYKFYNSSRVYPFGYGLSYTNFSHSMVSSTKHLQVQLNKFQHCREMNYTEGLYKPACPAILIDDLQCDDHHNVELNLEVKNIGEMDGSEVVIVYWAPPNGIVDAPIKQVVAFKRVFVSAGGSEKVSFVLNACKSLGVVDYKGYNLMPSGGGHFIVGDDLLKIPVHIDFQTR